Below is a window of Oreochromis aureus strain Israel breed Guangdong linkage group 4, ZZ_aureus, whole genome shotgun sequence DNA.
AGTCTGAGTCAATGACTGTCTTTAATACAGTCATTGATCTGAATGTGCTGAATTTGTGTCCACCAATCAGGAGCAGCTTGTgtctttttccttatttttcctGCTGAAACACAGAAGAAATCAGTGCTGAGATAGCCAGAAACAAACGGTTGCCACACGAAAACCTTAGGTCCCACTGACCAACTTTTGATATTATAGTTTGTGATATTATTCATTACCCTTACCTAAATTTACTGATCTCGTATTAAAGACATTGGCCTTCACTCTTTGCATATGACTGGGTAACAATAGCAATTTATAGCTCGCAGCCTGTcttatttatgttttgttttttaaaaaataccatTTTCAAGCAAAtatattactttttattttactttgattagagtgaagatttaaggttgGGTGAACTCCATTGGATTTTTGGTTTTTGAGGGGGCCGCATTACTCTTGACTTTAAGGCTTGGCTGCCTTAATCCAGTccaatccaattttatttataaagcactttaaaatacccagcacaggaccaaagtgctgtacagaaaacaagttaaaaacaatagaataacagaaaacagcaaaaataaataaataaaccacataatacataaaaaattaaaacagccctatattaaaaaacaagataaacagCATAGAAtcaactaaaataaaactaaaaataaaaccaacatcTCACATGTTGGTCTCTCTTAACTCTATTTAGAGGTGTGAAGAGCACTTTTCCAGAAACTCTCAGGACAGCATTTTCTAGCACTTACATTTATTTCCATTTAAAAGCAAAGAGGAAACCCTACAGGTGATTGGGTAACATTTGTGGATATTTTCCTTTGTAGCTGAAGAACTTCCAATGACCAACAGTGCCGTCCAACATGGAGATGAATGTGACTCCCCGCTGCTGCAGGAGTGCGAGGGacccacaaacacagaagagtCTGACTTCACACCGAGCCCTGAGAATCCAGGAACCCCAGAGCCCACTGCAGATCTAAGCAGTTACAGTGGGAAGTACTGCCTGGTGGAGAGTCCTGAGGTGAAGATGGAGCAGGAGGAGCATAGGAATGagagttttttctctcctcCAGGAACTGTGAAAAGTGAGGAAGAACAGTCGGACACGCAAATATATGAAACGCAGATGCTTTCTTCATACTTGTCTGCAGCTGTTAGTGAGGAGACGGAGAGAGGAGAACAGGCCATAACGGTGAAACAGAAAGCAAAGATGATGCAAGGAAAACGCATCAGTGACGGCAAGAAAGCCCAAGCAGCTTTGTCTTATAAGAACTGCTcggttaaaaggaaaaaaggtcgCAAGTTTTGCCATTTGTGCGGGAAGCGTT
It encodes the following:
- the LOC116313079 gene encoding zinc finger protein 184-like, with amino-acid sequence MFQLRLFVHQRLYAAAEEILGQMEKTITLVLHEADVRAKEEAESLRHQLKSAEELPMTNSAVQHGDECDSPLLQECEGPTNTEESDFTPSPENPGTPEPTADLSSYSGKYCLVESPEVKMEQEEHRNESFFSPPGTVKSEEEQSDTQIYETQMLSSYLSAAVSEETERGEQAITVKQKAKMMQGKRISDGKKAQAALSYKNCSVKRKKGRKFCHLCGKRFHYTASLMKHIKTHENCTSCVICGTKYGCPKELVFHLKKKHRDAYFCDVCGKTFFKVRSLQTHERKHTLTKEFVCQECGKTYRYKHCLITHMSSHSGE